One genomic region from Streptomyces sp. NBC_01304 encodes:
- a CDS encoding serine/threonine-protein kinase produces the protein MPAPGDRLIANRYRLTERIGSGGMGTVWLAVDERVGRECAVKEPQLPGDPAQHQQAYERLRREARAAARVEHPAAVAIHDVVTEGGLPWIVMELVRGESLQQVLDRGPLPPAEAARIGLALVGALAAAHAKGILHRDVKPANVLIGPHGRVVLTDFGIAHIQGEETLTVTGEFVGSLDYIAPERMAGVSVGPESDLWSLGVLLYAAVEGVSPFRRTSLESTLAAILTDTPPQPRQAGALGPLIMGLLAKPPQERPSAQAVTRFLGEAAAGRTVEEAVTAEEPEAGTEAATERLSAPEDPAPTRKFTPSPDSDTRPSAVRDPGRRRLLTGLAGVVAAGALGTGGWLYLASDGDPEDGLPPASGGYRTFEELGARLAVPEAHTEIERTTTRVMFRSGDDDVWLSVTRQYGGPGEVGTWAMSEKAKMQNAGDTAYQSSLELPGAGGPGADPLPAALVDSTYQDEGFHRRVTLYVVTDRGVHYELFVDMPKGTAAEKRGMTAYKQLRDRLKFD, from the coding sequence ATGCCCGCCCCCGGCGACAGACTCATAGCCAACCGCTACCGCCTCACCGAGCGCATCGGCTCCGGCGGCATGGGCACGGTCTGGCTCGCGGTCGACGAACGCGTAGGCCGCGAATGTGCCGTCAAGGAGCCCCAGTTACCGGGCGACCCGGCCCAGCACCAGCAGGCGTACGAACGCCTCAGACGTGAGGCGCGGGCCGCCGCCCGGGTCGAGCACCCCGCCGCGGTGGCCATCCACGACGTGGTCACCGAGGGCGGACTGCCCTGGATCGTCATGGAGTTGGTCCGCGGCGAGTCCCTGCAGCAGGTGCTCGACCGCGGCCCGCTGCCCCCGGCCGAGGCCGCCCGGATCGGCCTCGCCCTCGTCGGCGCGCTGGCCGCCGCGCACGCCAAGGGCATCCTGCACCGCGACGTGAAGCCCGCGAACGTCCTGATCGGCCCGCACGGTCGCGTCGTCCTCACCGACTTCGGCATCGCGCACATCCAGGGCGAGGAAACCCTCACGGTGACCGGCGAGTTCGTCGGCTCGCTCGACTACATCGCGCCGGAGCGCATGGCGGGCGTGAGCGTGGGGCCCGAGTCCGATCTGTGGTCGCTCGGTGTGCTGCTTTACGCCGCCGTCGAGGGCGTGTCTCCGTTCCGGCGTACGTCACTTGAGTCGACGCTGGCCGCGATCCTGACGGACACCCCGCCGCAGCCCCGGCAGGCGGGCGCCCTCGGCCCACTGATCATGGGGCTCCTGGCGAAGCCGCCGCAGGAGCGGCCTTCGGCTCAGGCGGTGACGCGGTTCCTGGGGGAGGCGGCGGCGGGACGTACGGTCGAAGAGGCCGTCACTGCCGAAGAGCCGGAGGCCGGAACGGAAGCGGCCACCGAGCGGCTCTCCGCACCCGAAGACCCCGCCCCCACCCGCAAGTTCACCCCCTCCCCGGACAGCGACACCAGGCCTTCGGCCGTACGCGACCCGGGTCGCCGGCGCCTGCTCACCGGCCTCGCCGGCGTGGTCGCCGCAGGGGCGCTCGGCACCGGAGGGTGGCTGTACCTCGCCTCGGACGGGGACCCGGAAGACGGCCTGCCCCCGGCGAGCGGCGGTTACCGCACGTTCGAGGAGCTGGGCGCCCGGCTCGCGGTGCCCGAGGCCCACACGGAGATCGAGCGGACCACGACCCGCGTGATGTTCCGTTCCGGGGACGACGACGTCTGGCTGAGCGTGACCCGGCAGTACGGCGGTCCCGGTGAGGTCGGCACCTGGGCGATGAGCGAGAAGGCGAAGATGCAGAACGCGGGCGACACGGCCTACCAGTCGTCGTTGGAACTCCCGGGTGCCGGGGGTCCCGGTGCCGACCCGCTGCCCGCGGCCCTGGTCGACTCGACGTACCAGGACGAGGGCTTTCATCGCCGCGTGACCC
- a CDS encoding serine/threonine-protein kinase gives MLLAGRYRIGESLGRGGMGKVWRAHDEVLHRTVALKELTAALYVSEGERAVLLARTQKEARAAARINHSAVVTVHDVFEYDERPWIVMELVDGRSLADAIRDEERVHPVEAARIGLWVLRALRAAHGAGVLHRDVKPANVLLSRDGRVLLTDFGIAAIEGDSTITKTGELVGSIDYLAPERVRGADPGPAADLWALGATLYAAVEGCSPFRRTSPLMTMQAVVEDEPDVMEYAGPLAPVITALLRKDPLSRPGMEETEQMLAEAGEGRRPQTAQAYVPTQRVSEADLATFRGNAPPKKRTWRSVLALVVAAALVGVGGTFGVVKYLDYRDQHGGGGKPQADEQVQSQKGGLPAGWVRKKDPVEGFVVPVPKDWKRQTDGGQIDYTPDNGRHLLRIGVNESPDFENPYIHALDLEKQVGKRTDYDRVKLVSNVFRDQPGALWEFTYTETAQGAYKGERRAIDQFYYAEDGTEYAIYMSGPVEDWDKTRERFEHVLRSWGEPPAG, from the coding sequence ATGCTGCTGGCGGGCCGTTATCGGATAGGCGAGAGCCTGGGCCGAGGCGGCATGGGCAAGGTGTGGCGCGCGCATGACGAAGTGCTGCATCGCACCGTCGCGCTCAAGGAGCTCACGGCCGCGCTGTACGTCTCCGAGGGCGAGCGCGCCGTGCTGCTCGCGCGCACCCAGAAGGAGGCGCGGGCGGCGGCCCGGATCAACCATTCCGCGGTCGTCACCGTCCATGACGTCTTCGAGTACGACGAGCGGCCATGGATCGTCATGGAGCTCGTCGACGGACGTTCCCTCGCCGACGCCATCAGGGACGAGGAGCGCGTCCATCCGGTCGAGGCCGCCCGGATCGGCCTGTGGGTGCTGCGCGCGCTGCGGGCCGCCCATGGCGCGGGCGTGCTGCACAGGGATGTGAAACCGGCCAATGTGCTGCTCTCGCGCGACGGCCGGGTGCTGCTCACGGACTTCGGGATTGCCGCGATCGAGGGCGATTCGACCATTACGAAGACCGGTGAACTCGTTGGTTCCATCGACTATTTGGCGCCCGAGCGGGTGCGCGGGGCCGATCCGGGACCTGCCGCCGACCTCTGGGCGCTCGGCGCCACGCTGTACGCGGCGGTCGAGGGGTGCTCGCCCTTTCGCCGTACGTCGCCGCTGATGACCATGCAGGCGGTCGTCGAGGACGAGCCCGACGTGATGGAGTACGCGGGGCCGCTCGCGCCCGTCATCACCGCGCTCCTGCGCAAGGATCCGCTCTCCCGGCCGGGCATGGAGGAGACCGAGCAGATGCTCGCGGAGGCCGGTGAGGGGCGGCGTCCGCAGACCGCGCAGGCGTACGTGCCCACCCAGCGGGTGAGCGAGGCGGACCTCGCGACCTTCCGCGGGAACGCGCCGCCGAAGAAGCGGACTTGGCGCTCCGTCCTCGCGCTCGTGGTCGCGGCCGCGCTCGTCGGGGTCGGCGGCACGTTCGGGGTCGTGAAGTACCTGGACTACCGGGACCAGCACGGCGGCGGTGGAAAACCGCAGGCAGACGAGCAGGTGCAGAGCCAGAAGGGCGGCCTTCCGGCCGGCTGGGTGCGCAAGAAGGATCCCGTCGAGGGCTTCGTCGTTCCCGTACCGAAAGACTGGAAGCGGCAGACCGACGGCGGGCAGATCGACTACACGCCCGACAACGGCCGCCATCTGCTGCGGATCGGAGTCAACGAGAGTCCGGACTTCGAGAACCCCTACATCCACGCCCTGGACCTGGAGAAGCAGGTGGGCAAGCGGACCGACTACGACCGGGTCAAGCTGGTCTCCAACGTCTTCCGCGACCAGCCGGGCGCGCTCTGGGAGTTCACCTACACCGAGACCGCGCAGGGCGCCTACAAGGGCGAGCGGCGGGCGATCGACCAGTTCTACTACGCCGAGGACGGCACGGAGTACGCGATCTACATGTCCGGTCCCGTCGAGGACTGGGACAAGACGCGCGAGCGGTTCGAGCACGTGCTGCGCAGCTGGGGGGAGCCCCCGGCAGGCTGA
- a CDS encoding serine/threonine-protein kinase, which translates to MSNNGGASYGPDEHTSFGLQPPQPPQGAAAGGAYGPGAYGSQQGGAYDPQAGGGNGPNPYAAEQEPAVTQPGHAAPGRPQAPQPHAPQPPPQAHAIPTQVSPQQPMQPDPGAGRLIAGRYRLLSKLGAGGMGTVWRAKDETVDREVAVKEPRVPDHLPERERATAFERMRREARAAARLDHPAVVNVHDVAIEDGQPWIVMEFVQGRSLGAALQEGTLGAREAARVGLEVLNALDAAHQAGILHRDVKPDNVMLGRHDRVVLTDFGIAQIEGETNLTDTGGFVGSPEFIAPERVLGQRPGPASDLWSLGVVLYAATEGVSPFRRNNTPATLQSVLNATPAAPASAQGPLAEVINGLLNKDAAHRPDATRVRQLLTEAAKPPVAAPTQVMASGGVGGPAEGGIRVGKKALLGIGAGLVALVVAGVVVVMDPFAGDTPEGFHAQEFKGLNASVSMPGHYKQSGAPETYAAKTQHWLSYSDPSGSITITLDFKKKSEDTSNEIASSAAAEAYQDVAELKDGTSDLSNDNAAKVETDTEVKYKEKKAAENSFTYDDGDEKWSSPREAKVFYVATGNGDMYKLAIRYPGKGDFTERGREVAKEAIAGLKLDNL; encoded by the coding sequence ATGAGCAATAACGGGGGAGCCTCCTACGGGCCCGACGAGCACACCAGCTTCGGCCTCCAGCCGCCGCAGCCGCCGCAGGGCGCTGCCGCCGGTGGCGCCTACGGGCCTGGCGCGTACGGGTCTCAGCAGGGCGGCGCGTACGACCCTCAGGCGGGCGGCGGCAACGGGCCCAACCCGTACGCCGCCGAGCAGGAGCCGGCCGTGACCCAGCCGGGCCACGCGGCCCCGGGCCGGCCGCAGGCGCCTCAGCCGCACGCCCCCCAGCCGCCCCCGCAGGCGCACGCCATCCCCACGCAGGTCTCCCCGCAGCAGCCGATGCAGCCCGATCCGGGCGCGGGCCGGCTGATCGCGGGCCGCTACCGGCTGCTGTCCAAGCTCGGTGCCGGCGGCATGGGCACGGTCTGGCGGGCCAAGGACGAGACGGTCGACCGTGAGGTCGCGGTCAAGGAACCGCGGGTCCCCGACCACCTGCCCGAGCGGGAGCGGGCGACCGCCTTCGAGCGCATGCGGCGCGAGGCGCGGGCCGCGGCGCGGCTGGACCACCCCGCGGTCGTCAACGTCCATGACGTGGCGATCGAGGACGGCCAGCCGTGGATCGTCATGGAGTTCGTCCAGGGCCGCTCCCTCGGCGCGGCGCTCCAGGAGGGCACGCTGGGCGCGCGCGAGGCGGCGCGGGTCGGGCTCGAGGTCCTGAATGCTTTGGACGCCGCCCACCAGGCGGGCATCCTGCACCGCGACGTCAAGCCGGACAACGTGATGCTCGGCCGCCACGACCGCGTGGTCCTGACCGACTTCGGCATCGCCCAGATCGAGGGCGAGACCAATCTGACCGACACCGGCGGCTTCGTCGGCTCGCCCGAATTCATCGCGCCCGAGCGGGTGTTGGGGCAGCGGCCGGGTCCGGCGTCCGACCTGTGGTCGCTGGGTGTGGTCCTGTACGCGGCCACGGAGGGCGTGTCGCCGTTCCGGCGGAACAACACTCCGGCGACGCTGCAGTCGGTTTTGAACGCGACGCCGGCCGCTCCCGCTTCGGCGCAGGGTCCGCTGGCCGAGGTGATCAACGGCCTGCTGAACAAGGACGCGGCCCACCGTCCTGACGCCACGCGGGTGCGGCAGTTGCTGACGGAGGCGGCGAAGCCTCCGGTGGCGGCGCCGACTCAGGTGATGGCGTCGGGTGGTGTGGGTGGGCCCGCCGAGGGTGGCATCCGGGTCGGTAAGAAGGCGTTGCTCGGGATCGGGGCCGGTCTCGTGGCGCTGGTGGTGGCCGGGGTGGTCGTGGTCATGGATCCGTTCGCGGGGGACACCCCCGAGGGTTTCCACGCGCAGGAGTTCAAGGGTCTCAACGCCTCGGTGTCGATGCCCGGGCACTACAAGCAGTCTGGTGCGCCCGAGACGTACGCTGCCAAGACCCAGCACTGGCTGTCGTACAGCGACCCCAGCGGTTCGATCACCATCACGCTCGACTTCAAGAAGAAGTCGGAAGACACCTCCAACGAGATCGCCAGCAGCGCGGCCGCCGAGGCGTACCAGGACGTGGCCGAACTCAAGGACGGCACCAGCGACCTCAGCAACGACAACGCCGCCAAGGTCGAGACCGACACCGAGGTCAAGTACAAGGAGAAGAAGGCCGCCGAGAACTCCTTCACCTACGACGACGGAGACGAGAAGTGGTCGTCGCCGCGCGAGGCCAAGGTCTTCTACGTCGCGACCGGCAACGGCGACATGTACAAGCTCGCGATCAGGTACCCCGGCAAGGGCGACTTCACCGAACGTGGGCGCGAGGTCGCCAAGGAAGCCATCGCCGGCCTGAAGCTCGACAACCTCTGA
- a CDS encoding serine/threonine-protein kinase codes for MASSSGAADRAEDNGRLIAGRYRLLDRIGRGGMGVVWRATDTLLARQVAVKELRLDASLSEEEAAQLRERTLREARTIAQIGHPHVIVVHDVVVQDEQPFIVIELIEGGSLADRIAAHGPLGPAEAARLCRDLLGALRAAHEQGVLHRDLKPGNVLLETGTGRVVLTDFGIAQVAGSTTLTEYGSFVGSPEYTAPERMSGGAAGPESDLWSLGVLLCAAVSGESPFRRDSLGGILHAVLMEEVRPPVEAGPLLPLVRGLLDRDPLRRIDAAEAERLLRAYARTGVMPAVRPDARVRRWFSPTRVDDGPERVRGPGGRHDAGTPRHPSGKLVAAATAAAVAAAGISAAALLMRKGDDPGKDGPSPSVSTVAPSATPGPSTGGPTEPLPVPAGYRMVDDPAGFSLAVPDNYRRKLLASRIFYMSPGDVIRLGVREQKPVRGGPAAEQRRAHAEGPDGNPGYRDGKVTETVYHGRPAARWEFTWDGSSPAEGARHTVDLCWEEGGRMYDLWVSAPVGRLREAERQFAMALDTFVAGKTR; via the coding sequence ATGGCGAGCTCGTCGGGCGCGGCAGACAGGGCGGAGGACAACGGCCGTCTGATCGCGGGCCGTTACCGGCTGCTCGACCGGATCGGGCGCGGCGGCATGGGCGTCGTCTGGCGGGCCACGGACACGCTGCTCGCCCGGCAGGTCGCCGTGAAGGAACTCCGGCTCGACGCCTCGCTCTCCGAAGAGGAGGCCGCCCAGCTCCGCGAGCGGACGCTGCGGGAGGCGCGCACCATCGCGCAGATCGGGCATCCGCACGTCATCGTCGTGCACGACGTGGTCGTGCAGGACGAACAGCCCTTCATCGTCATCGAGTTGATCGAAGGCGGTTCGCTGGCGGACCGGATCGCCGCCCACGGCCCGCTCGGCCCGGCCGAGGCGGCCCGGCTCTGCAGGGACCTCCTGGGCGCGCTGCGGGCCGCGCACGAGCAGGGCGTGCTGCACCGCGACCTCAAGCCCGGGAACGTACTCCTGGAGACCGGGACGGGCCGGGTCGTGCTCACCGACTTCGGGATCGCACAGGTCGCCGGGTCCACGACGCTCACCGAGTACGGGTCCTTCGTCGGGTCGCCCGAATACACCGCGCCGGAGCGGATGTCGGGGGGCGCGGCCGGGCCCGAGTCCGATCTGTGGTCGCTCGGGGTGCTGCTCTGCGCGGCGGTGAGCGGTGAATCGCCGTTCCGGCGCGACTCGTTGGGCGGGATATTGCACGCGGTGCTGATGGAGGAGGTGCGGCCGCCGGTCGAGGCGGGGCCGCTGCTGCCTCTCGTACGGGGACTCCTGGACCGTGATCCGCTGCGCAGAATCGATGCTGCGGAGGCCGAGCGGCTGCTGCGCGCGTATGCCAGGACAGGGGTGATGCCCGCGGTCCGGCCGGACGCGCGGGTGCGGCGCTGGTTTTCGCCGACGCGGGTGGACGACGGGCCCGAGCGGGTACGCGGCCCGGGCGGCCGGCACGACGCGGGGACGCCCCGCCACCCGAGCGGGAAGCTGGTGGCCGCGGCGACGGCGGCGGCGGTGGCCGCGGCGGGGATCTCCGCGGCGGCGCTGCTCATGCGGAAGGGGGACGACCCGGGGAAGGACGGGCCCTCGCCGTCCGTGTCGACCGTGGCTCCGTCGGCGACTCCCGGGCCCTCGACGGGCGGGCCGACGGAACCGCTTCCCGTACCGGCCGGGTACCGGATGGTCGACGATCCCGCGGGCTTCTCCCTCGCCGTGCCCGACAACTACCGGCGCAAGCTCCTGGCGTCACGGATCTTCTACATGTCGCCGGGGGACGTCATCCGGCTCGGTGTCCGGGAGCAGAAGCCGGTGCGCGGCGGCCCCGCGGCCGAGCAGCGGCGGGCGCACGCCGAGGGGCCGGACGGCAATCCCGGCTATCGCGACGGCAAGGTCACCGAGACCGTGTACCACGGACGGCCCGCCGCGCGGTGGGAGTTCACCTGGGACGGCTCCTCGCCGGCGGAGGGCGCCCGGCACACGGTCGACCTCTGCTGGGAGGAGGGCGGCCGGATGTACGACCTGTGGGTCTCGGCGCCGGTGGGCCGGTTGCGGGAGGCCGAGCGGCAGTTCGCTATGGCCCTCGACACCTTTGTGGCGGGCAAGACGCGCTGA
- a CDS encoding protein kinase: MDDYAGRVLADRYRLPLPPSDEYEFAETRAFDTYSGQEVLVRQVPLPEVVEAEVLDDSGAPVPRRASRTTRRPTDPAVRRAIEAAQAAAQIPDHPRLDQVFDVFAEGGSLWIVSEVVAALPLAALIAERPLSPYRAAEVASDVLTALRALHVHGWVHRNITVRTVLVCDDGRIMLTGLAAGAAEEALCGYDPVPEPLGAVEEEPPAPPQEPRHESRGHAAIEAARAAEDTGGGEVTDRGMELAPRPDGAAGTREPFPPGDARAARAGAIAAYRAGARAAAAARVSEEHRAALPGPRPDEPGTDAAPPGRIADPYGVAGQVRAPGAGAASGKEPVALWHGAVPRPAATRPTGEQGESQAARPNQQAPQTQQAPQAQQTSGLLPTGPQVGRNAPEFGPEEQLDPAFAPTQAFTPTQAPAPTQARNPAQAPAPTPLSKPTGRWDELQAPEPPRHKGPLTPLDAERARQARMTVVGAVTERWSPEQAGPVHENWQLAAPVGPATDLWALGALLFRAVQGHAPYPEDSTYELVQLVCAEPPAFAEECGPLRPVVESLLRQDPTERPDFEELRGWLRSLVRSAPEPEAGTQVVPTPPFEPRKLPVVRRRGELVRRKRRGAHKGAHKKGRTPKAPREQGTKRGRPEQYEQREQHRPRTPRAPYERHELQEQRAPQRERRPQREPKPPRELRQPRASRPPRQPRPQPPGRPPRRLGRLLLVLILLGLVAAVVYAMMFMPKSDPKGKDDGGRTGQAGSASSAPESQAPSDKPSPDKSEASKPPSSGKPETQSGAPDLPKGFVLRRDLEGFQLAVASGWDRHAKNGKGQVKYSGGKFELTVVPGRDTVEGTTGDPLEYQRENERELQPFRDSSWASSSGMRQVSVGDRISAEGQFTWFEGDNEVFVRNSAMLIDGRYHVVMIKGPESERDEVTRLFEQASATYRPKT; encoded by the coding sequence GTGGACGACTACGCGGGGCGGGTGCTCGCCGACCGCTACCGCCTGCCGCTGCCGCCCTCCGACGAGTACGAATTCGCCGAGACCCGCGCCTTCGACACCTACAGCGGACAGGAAGTACTGGTCCGGCAGGTGCCGTTGCCCGAGGTCGTCGAGGCCGAAGTGCTCGACGACTCCGGTGCCCCGGTGCCCCGGCGGGCCTCGCGGACCACGCGGCGGCCCACGGATCCCGCGGTGCGCCGCGCCATCGAGGCCGCGCAGGCCGCCGCGCAGATCCCCGACCACCCACGGCTCGACCAGGTCTTCGACGTGTTCGCCGAGGGCGGCTCGCTGTGGATCGTGAGCGAGGTCGTGGCGGCGTTGCCGCTGGCCGCGCTGATAGCCGAGCGGCCGCTCTCGCCCTATCGGGCCGCGGAGGTCGCCTCTGATGTGCTGACGGCGCTGCGTGCCCTGCATGTGCACGGGTGGGTGCACCGGAACATCACCGTGCGCACGGTCCTCGTCTGCGACGACGGGCGCATCATGCTGACCGGGCTCGCGGCGGGCGCCGCCGAGGAGGCGCTCTGCGGGTACGACCCGGTGCCGGAGCCTCTCGGCGCGGTGGAGGAGGAGCCCCCCGCGCCCCCGCAGGAGCCTCGTCACGAGTCCCGCGGGCATGCCGCGATAGAGGCCGCGCGTGCGGCGGAGGACACCGGCGGCGGTGAAGTCACCGACCGGGGCATGGAGTTGGCCCCGCGGCCCGACGGCGCCGCCGGGACCCGAGAGCCGTTCCCGCCGGGCGATGCGCGGGCCGCACGGGCCGGAGCCATCGCGGCGTACCGCGCCGGAGCGCGTGCCGCGGCCGCCGCCCGGGTGAGCGAGGAGCACCGCGCCGCCCTGCCGGGGCCCCGCCCCGACGAGCCGGGGACGGATGCCGCGCCGCCGGGCCGGATAGCCGATCCGTACGGCGTCGCCGGCCAAGTGCGCGCTCCCGGCGCCGGAGCGGCCTCGGGCAAGGAGCCCGTGGCCCTGTGGCACGGGGCCGTACCGCGCCCCGCCGCGACCCGGCCCACCGGCGAGCAGGGCGAAAGCCAGGCTGCAAGGCCGAACCAGCAGGCACCGCAGACACAGCAGGCACCACAAGCACAGCAGACGTCGGGGCTGCTCCCCACCGGGCCACAAGTGGGCCGAAACGCCCCGGAGTTCGGCCCCGAGGAGCAGCTCGACCCTGCCTTCGCGCCCACCCAGGCCTTCACACCCACTCAAGCCCCCGCGCCCACCCAGGCCCGCAACCCCGCTCAAGCGCCAGCCCCCACCCCGCTGTCCAAGCCCACCGGCCGCTGGGACGAACTCCAGGCCCCCGAGCCGCCCCGCCACAAGGGCCCGCTCACCCCCCTCGACGCCGAACGGGCCCGTCAGGCCCGGATGACCGTCGTAGGAGCGGTCACCGAGCGGTGGTCGCCCGAGCAGGCCGGACCCGTGCACGAGAACTGGCAGCTGGCCGCGCCGGTGGGCCCCGCCACCGACCTCTGGGCGCTCGGCGCGCTGCTCTTCCGGGCCGTGCAGGGCCATGCGCCCTACCCCGAGGACAGTACGTACGAACTCGTCCAGCTCGTCTGCGCCGAGCCGCCCGCCTTCGCCGAGGAGTGCGGCCCGCTGCGCCCCGTCGTGGAGTCGCTGCTCCGCCAGGACCCCACCGAGCGCCCCGACTTCGAGGAGCTGCGCGGCTGGCTGCGCTCCCTCGTCCGGTCGGCCCCCGAGCCGGAGGCCGGCACCCAGGTGGTGCCGACGCCGCCCTTCGAGCCGCGCAAGCTGCCCGTCGTACGCCGCCGGGGCGAGCTCGTCCGTCGCAAGCGCCGGGGCGCCCACAAGGGTGCGCACAAGAAGGGCCGCACGCCCAAGGCCCCCCGTGAGCAGGGCACCAAGCGCGGCCGGCCGGAGCAGTACGAGCAGCGCGAGCAGCACCGACCCCGCACGCCCCGCGCCCCGTACGAGCGGCACGAGCTGCAGGAACAGCGCGCACCCCAGCGCGAACGCCGCCCCCAGCGGGAGCCGAAGCCGCCCCGCGAGCTCAGGCAGCCCCGCGCATCCCGACCGCCCCGACAGCCACGACCCCAGCCCCCGGGCCGCCCGCCGCGCAGGCTGGGCCGGCTGCTGCTCGTCCTGATCCTGCTCGGCCTGGTCGCGGCGGTCGTCTACGCCATGATGTTCATGCCGAAGTCCGACCCGAAGGGCAAGGACGACGGCGGGCGCACCGGGCAGGCGGGGTCGGCCAGTTCGGCGCCCGAGTCGCAGGCGCCCTCGGACAAACCGAGCCCCGACAAGTCCGAGGCGAGCAAGCCCCCGAGCTCCGGCAAGCCCGAGACGCAGTCCGGCGCGCCCGATCTGCCCAAGGGCTTCGTCCTGCGCCGGGACCTGGAGGGCTTCCAGCTCGCCGTGGCGAGCGGCTGGGACCGGCACGCCAAGAACGGCAAGGGCCAGGTCAAGTACTCCGGCGGCAAGTTCGAGCTGACCGTCGTGCCCGGCCGGGACACCGTCGAGGGCACCACCGGCGACCCCCTGGAGTACCAGCGGGAGAACGAGCGCGAGTTGCAGCCCTTCCGCGACTCCTCCTGGGCCAGCTCGTCGGGCATGCGGCAGGTCTCGGTGGGCGATCGCATCAGCGCCGAGGGCCAGTTCACCTGGTTCGAGGGCGACAACGAGGTCTTCGTACGCAACTCCGCGATGCTCATCGACGGCCGCTACCACGTCGTCATGATCAAGGGGCCGGAGTCCGAGCGGGACGAGGTCACCCGTCTCTTCGAGCAGGCTTCGGCGACGTACCGGCCCAAAACCTGA